The following nucleotide sequence is from Diospyros lotus cultivar Yz01 chromosome 3, ASM1463336v1, whole genome shotgun sequence.
CGCTTGCAGCATTGCCTTCCGATCTCACATACGTCAGAAAAGTTTCTCTAAAGTGCTCATTAATTAATGGTTTCCCTTGAGCTTCCATCGCCAAAAGTACTACCTAATTCCCATTAATGGCTGCTTCTTAATTTCAAGATCAGTAGATTATTGAACTCAACAATGGCCGCGCCTTTCAAGAATgtacctttcttcttcttcttctgcctctcctcctcctcctccttcgtTCTCATCATCTCCATCTTCTGTTGCTGCTTGGAGACATCGTCGGCTCTGGAGGGAGAGTGGAATCTGCTGCACGATAGCATAGGCATCTCCGCCATGCACATGCAGCTTCTCGGCGACAACAAGGTGGTGATCTTCGACCGGACGGACTTCGGTgtttccaatctctctctcccgGAGGGAAAGTGCCGTCGGAACGACGCCGTCTTGAAGCTCGACTGTTCAGCCCACTCCGTCCTCTATGACGTCGCCACCAACGCCTTCCGACCGCTCATGGTCCAAACCAACGTCTGGTGCTCCTCCGGTTCTTTGCATCCCAACGGAGCCCTCGTCCAGACCGGCGGCTACAACGCCGGGGACAGGAGAATCCGGGTCTTCGCCCCCTGCAAAAAATCAGATTTATGTGACTGGATCGAACTACCCCAAGAACTCGCCGTCCGGCGGTGGTACGCCTCGAACCATATACTTCCCGACGGGCGCATGATCGTCGTCGGGGGCAGAAGGCAATTTAATTACGAGTTCTTGCCCAAGAGTTCTACTTCAAACGAGCCTTTTCAACTCCAGTTCTTGATGCAAACTCGAGACGGGTCAGAAGAGAACAATCTTTACCCGTTCTTGCATCTCTTGCCGGACGGCAACCTCTTTATCTTCGCCAACCGGCGATCGATATCGTTTGACTACATTAACAGCCGGATTGTTAGGGAGTTTCCCGCCATTCCAGGGGAGAAGAGGAATTACCCGTCGTCGGGGTCGTCGGTGTTGTTGCCCCTCCGGGGACAGTCGCCGGTGGCGGAGGTGATGATCTGCGGCGGTGCACCGAACCCAGCGTACTACAATGCCGATGTCCTAAAAGTATACGTGGAAGCTTCTAGGACCTGTGGGCGATTGAACCTCACAGACCCGGAACCCGAATGGGTGATCGAATATATGCCCATGAGTCGAGTCATGTCCGACATGATAATACTACCCACCGGTGATGTTCTTATCATCAACGGCGCATCAAACGGCACGGCCGGGTGGGAAAACGCGGTCGGGCCGGTTTTCAACCCGGTTCTCTACAACCCAACGCAGCCAGACCCGGGGAAAAGATTCGCTGTGCTCAATCCTTCCAGGATCCCAAGAATGTACCACTCATCAGCTATATTGTTGCCAGATGGCAGGATCTTAGTGGGTGGGAGCAACCCACACAGGAATTACAACTTCAGAGCAACTCCATACCCAACGGAGTTGAGCTTGGAGGCTTTCTCACCGCCTTACATGGCCCCACAGTACTTCAATCTCCGCCCTACCATCTTATCGGTGCAACCCAAGGATCGTGTCGTATCGTACGGTCTAAAATTCTCCATCTTGTTCGCGTTGCCAATGCACGGCCCAGATCAAGAGACCAGCATAGCGGTGATTGCACCCTCGTTTACGACGCACTCTTTCGCAATGAATCAGCGGCTGATATATCTGGATACAGTCAATGGGGTCCAACGGGTTTCAGTGTTTGGGTATAAAGTTGATGTACTTGCGCCTCCATCAAGGAATGTTGCACCGCCAGGGTATTATATGCTGTTTGTGGTGTACGGTGGGGTACCTGGACCGTGTGCCTGGATCAAGATCAGCGGTTGAGATGGACCAGGGCGATCTTTGTTGTTCAATTAGGGGTTTTGTTTTTCTCAATAATTTCGTGGCTCATTTGGAGGAAATTTGATGTAATTGACCTTTATCTcaataatttctcaataaaaGGAGCTTATATCACAATAATGTGACAATTTTAAATTCcattatctttattttgattttacttttttaaatatcaaaagtaATTCAATAGTGTCTCGGAGACATTAATTAAAacaacttaattatatatatatgccataatcaaatatttttgataaaaatatcaaacaaattaAAGTAGTTTATGGGTCGGACTTAACTTGACCTAACTATTTATTGTAGTGAATTGAGCTTTACTTGCCATTTGTATAGGATCGGGTTAAGTCTTGCATCTCTAGTGGCCTAACATGGCCAAGGGCTCGATTTGGCTCAACTTGCATTTTTAggctcaattaattttaaatttataaatttaacatttaatttaataacattaatacttaaaaaaattatatagataatATCACAATTTTgtaataacaattaataaatcctaaataatttatatctcatACATAATATTTCACACTTTTTTACAAGCAAATTTATATTTCATACacaaactatttttattttagaagtAGAATTtgtacttttaaaaatatttttatattttagatattaaataaataaatatatttttaaaaattattttcaaactattttaaaaatgattgacTCGAGAAGTTTCTGCCGAGCTCGGGAGTCCAGGCCTGCTTCAGGTTAGGAGCCATGTAGACCGGCCAGGCCTACGTTAAGCCGGTCCTAGTGCCATGTCGAGCCTTGGTTTAGGCCCGACCTGTTACACTAATGGGCCAGCTGCCTGCTGGGCTTGGCTCATTGAAGAGGATCTAAAGAATAGGCTCCATCCATTTGAAATGCTAGTTGTTGGAGGCATAAACAATTGGAGAGTGGTGGGCATTAGCATGATTGCATAAACCAATTGAGGCCATCTCCACCTCGTTAAGTTAAATTTTGAGGGGAAAATCGTTAAAAACCTTTCGAATTGGCCTCTTTGTTTAACgatttctttctcaaatttatttggagcttcaaaagatttcatatAAATTTGGAGTGATTTTTTGCTCCTTACCTTTCTTCTATGACTATCATTTGTTGCAtctgagatttgaaaaagactTCAACGGCTCTTTGCTGTATTTGAAAGTTGAACAAAACTTTGGCGACGAGTAATAGCAGCGGTAGTGACGAGCAACAGCAACAGAGACGGCGACGACGAGCAACAGTGACAACTGGGGTGAGGAAATGGAACACCAACGACCAGATCCGGCTACCAATGACGGAGAAAAATCAGATATGGCATCGGAGAAGAGCCAAATCTGGCTACCAACATTGGCGACGATGGCTCTAGCAACGGCAACAACGGTGACAGCTCTCTTCAGCATCCAACAACGGTCTCTTCAATCTGAGTTTGtgatttttattatgtattttatataaattttgtatatattaaaatattgagttttaattatattttgattaatttgtgtatttgattatatatttatttgcacgtaaatatttaattattttatgtatttgattattcattttgtgtgtgtatttaattattgattatgtatacgtttaattattttaaataataattttttaaaaatattagtaaatttatttacaaatatattaaatattataaaaatataatattcccatatttcttattaaattgtcaaataaataataattttttttagtaataaaaattatgagtaaggtaaaataaatagaattaaaatttattaataaataaatgggaTAGGTAgtgaaataaaaaggaaaatagagaatatgGTTGGAgaataagtaaatttaaaatagaaagtaaattatttataatataataaggagTGAGAGAAGGGTTACATCGCCTATCCACTCAATCCAAATTTACATACAAGatacaatatataattaagatCCCTAGCTAGCCTCCACATCCTCTCATCAAATTACGTAAGCATCTTCTCTCTCTGGCTGGTCAGACATGGCCAAAAGAAGATGCAGCAAATACTTGGCGCATATTTACAGCTAAACTGGATGTTTGCCTTGCAATGGCATTTTGATGTTGCATCATCGGCAATGGGCAATGGCAGCTTCATGTCACTTCTTGGCACCTCTCGGTCTATACTTGTATCGAGCCGCCCAGAAGAGGTAGTGCAAGAAGTTCAATCCACTCAGCACGCACATCAGCCAGTAGAAATCTTGTAGCCGGAAGTGATTCAAGTTGGGCCCGGAGAGCCACGGCCGGTGCTTGGAGTTGCCGGTGACACTGTTGACAATGGACACTATCACAGTGCTGAGATAGTACCCCATGGCCAGCGACGCCCACGAGAGGGACGTGGCCAGGGATCTCATGCTCACCGGCGCCTCCGTGAAGAAGAACTCCAGCAATCCGGCCAGGGTGAAGAGATCAGCCGACCCAAGAAACAGGTACTGGAAAGCGATCCATAAGAAGGAGATAGGCAATGGCTGGTCGGTTGAATCGGTCAGCATGGAATGAGAGGCGACTCTCTTGCGTTTTATTTCGACCAGAGCCGCTACGGCCATGGCCGCAATGGAGAGTGCCAACCCAATTCCGATTCTTTGGAGGTGGGT
It contains:
- the LOC127796359 gene encoding aldehyde oxidase GLOX codes for the protein MAAPFKNVPFFFFFCLSSSSSFVLIISIFCCCLETSSALEGEWNLLHDSIGISAMHMQLLGDNKVVIFDRTDFGVSNLSLPEGKCRRNDAVLKLDCSAHSVLYDVATNAFRPLMVQTNVWCSSGSLHPNGALVQTGGYNAGDRRIRVFAPCKKSDLCDWIELPQELAVRRWYASNHILPDGRMIVVGGRRQFNYEFLPKSSTSNEPFQLQFLMQTRDGSEENNLYPFLHLLPDGNLFIFANRRSISFDYINSRIVREFPAIPGEKRNYPSSGSSVLLPLRGQSPVAEVMICGGAPNPAYYNADVLKVYVEASRTCGRLNLTDPEPEWVIEYMPMSRVMSDMIILPTGDVLIINGASNGTAGWENAVGPVFNPVLYNPTQPDPGKRFAVLNPSRIPRMYHSSAILLPDGRILVGGSNPHRNYNFRATPYPTELSLEAFSPPYMAPQYFNLRPTILSVQPKDRVVSYGLKFSILFALPMHGPDQETSIAVIAPSFTTHSFAMNQRLIYLDTVNGVQRVSVFGYKVDVLAPPSRNVAPPGYYMLFVVYGGVPGPCAWIKISG